The following are encoded together in the Janthinobacterium sp. Marseille genome:
- a CDS encoding hybrid sensor histidine kinase/response regulator, translating into MNDHSAAPAVEARIFSELVNVLYRQATPIFFGNFAVVVLSVYLLWGELPHSVLLPWAAAIFVLTSLRIVIVRRDLRIVHGPDQAARRAWTYTLFAGLSGCLWGSIGIFFFTPENTVITVFICILLAGMTGGSVASQSSFPPAYYAFALPTVLPFAVRCFAYGGPLFSVLALLSLFLLGVNLAYSRNVHRTVREAVSLRFENTQLIAQLRQEKERAESASRSKSQFLAAASHDLRQPTHALGLYIATLRALCNAPTVRAEEVGNIAGKLQAALKGLVQLLDVLLDISKLDAGAVKVKREVFDLQDLLETIDQQFSAVAVEQKLRFIVRPTAVLVQTDRALLHSILANFVSNALRYTESGKVLVGARRRGAFIEVQVLDTGIGIAAEQSQLIFSEFYQIGNAARRREHGLGLGLAIVKRTADLLKLRIGLHSIPGRGSVFSIWLPLAPRVATVSTAPLAASVLLAAAKNILVIDDDANVLDSMRLLLSSWGHQVVAVASLGAALQAVKTYQAASGMAFDLILSDFRLAENVSGIDVVQAVRQASGYLIPAVVITGDTSVESISSIANANLRILHKPLAPEMLQEVLRDLY; encoded by the coding sequence ATGAACGATCATTCCGCGGCACCTGCTGTTGAAGCGCGCATCTTCAGCGAGCTGGTGAATGTCTTGTACCGGCAGGCGACGCCTATTTTTTTTGGCAATTTCGCGGTGGTCGTGCTGTCGGTTTACTTGCTGTGGGGTGAGCTGCCGCACAGCGTGCTATTGCCGTGGGCGGCGGCTATCTTCGTACTGACTTCTCTCCGTATCGTGATCGTGCGGCGCGACCTGCGGATTGTGCATGGCCCGGATCAGGCAGCGCGGCGCGCGTGGACCTATACACTGTTCGCCGGATTGTCCGGTTGCCTGTGGGGTTCCATCGGCATCTTTTTCTTTACGCCTGAAAACACCGTGATCACGGTATTCATTTGCATACTGCTGGCCGGCATGACGGGCGGTTCGGTTGCATCACAATCTTCGTTTCCACCTGCCTATTACGCATTTGCATTGCCGACGGTACTGCCGTTTGCCGTGCGCTGCTTTGCCTATGGCGGGCCGCTGTTTTCCGTACTGGCCCTGCTCTCGCTGTTCTTGCTCGGCGTGAACCTGGCGTATAGCCGGAATGTGCATCGCACGGTGCGCGAAGCGGTATCGCTGCGCTTTGAGAATACGCAACTGATCGCACAACTGCGGCAAGAGAAGGAAAGGGCCGAATCGGCCAGTCGTTCGAAGTCGCAATTCCTGGCGGCGGCCAGCCATGATTTGCGCCAGCCTACGCATGCACTCGGTTTGTATATCGCCACCTTGCGCGCGTTGTGCAATGCACCGACGGTACGTGCTGAAGAGGTGGGAAATATTGCCGGCAAGCTGCAGGCAGCGCTGAAGGGTTTGGTGCAATTGCTGGATGTGTTGCTCGATATTTCAAAGCTGGATGCCGGCGCGGTCAAGGTTAAACGCGAAGTGTTTGATTTGCAGGATTTACTGGAAACGATAGACCAGCAATTTTCAGCCGTCGCCGTCGAGCAAAAACTGCGCTTCATCGTCAGGCCGACGGCAGTGCTGGTACAAACCGATCGTGCCTTGCTGCACAGCATATTGGCGAATTTTGTATCGAATGCCTTGCGTTACACCGAGAGTGGCAAGGTGTTGGTCGGGGCGCGTCGGCGTGGTGCTTTTATCGAAGTACAAGTGCTGGATACCGGGATCGGCATTGCGGCCGAGCAGTCGCAATTGATCTTCAGCGAGTTTTACCAGATCGGCAATGCGGCGCGGCGTAGGGAACACGGGCTGGGACTGGGGCTGGCTATCGTCAAGCGCACGGCCGATTTGTTGAAACTGAGGATAGGTTTGCATTCCATCCCGGGGCGCGGTTCGGTCTTTTCGATCTGGTTGCCGCTGGCACCGAGGGTGGCCACCGTGAGCACGGCGCCGCTGGCTGCATCGGTACTTCTCGCTGCCGCGAAAAACATCCTGGTGATAGATGACGATGCGAATGTGCTGGATAGCATGCGCTTACTGCTGTCATCTTGGGGACACCAGGTAGTGGCAGTGGCGTCGCTGGGAGCAGCCTTGCAGGCAGTGAAGACTTATCAGGCGGCATCCGGTATGGCGTTTGACCTGATCCTGAGCGATTTCCGCCTGGCGGAAAATGTCAGTGGTATCGACGTGGTGCAGGCAGTGCGGCAAGCCAGCGGCTACCTGATTCCGGCGGTGGTGATCACCGGTGACACGTCGGTCGAGAGCATTAGCAGCATTGCCAATGCGAATTTACGTATCCTGCATAAACCACTGGCACCCGAAATGCTGCAGGAAGTGTTGCGCGATTTGTACTGA
- a CDS encoding multidrug effflux MFS transporter produces the protein MSETNEVKTAPLTAVVINSSALAIMLALLSMLGPFSIDTYLPAFPNIQASLDASALEVQQTLTAYLFSFAVMILWHGALSDAFGRRNIILVSLAVFAVATLACAAVHSIEYLWVFRMLQGISAGAGVVIGRAIIRDLYAGSAAERLLSLVTMIFSIAPAIAPILGGWIVKHSNWRNIFLALFAYAVLLLIYCYKRLPESLPPEKRQPFNPHFLYHSYKRVFRSPLFHLKGGTVAFNFAGMFLYVAAAPVFLVQHLGLGPDQFGWQFIPTVAGIFCGALAANRLAGNIPISRQVLIGFVFLIGAGIFNVTYHALFPPALPWSVAPLFFYTFGMSMVAPGATLLVLDLFPNIRGTVASCQSFTLTLLGALVAGVIAPALSHSPLALAAGQMIFTLIALSLWLGGRSYRRFLDARQEPNAWETVE, from the coding sequence ATGTCAGAAACAAATGAAGTAAAGACCGCACCGCTGACCGCAGTGGTGATCAATAGCAGCGCGCTGGCTATCATGCTGGCGCTGCTATCCATGCTCGGCCCGTTTTCGATAGACACCTATCTGCCGGCCTTCCCGAACATCCAGGCCTCGCTGGATGCCAGCGCACTCGAAGTGCAGCAAACCCTGACCGCCTACCTGTTCTCCTTCGCCGTCATGATCCTGTGGCATGGCGCCTTGTCGGATGCCTTCGGGCGACGCAATATCATCCTGGTTTCGCTCGCCGTGTTTGCAGTAGCAACGCTCGCCTGCGCCGCCGTACACAGCATTGAATACCTATGGGTCTTCCGCATGCTGCAAGGGATTTCTGCCGGTGCCGGCGTCGTGATCGGACGTGCCATCATCCGCGACCTGTATGCCGGTTCGGCTGCGGAACGTTTGCTGTCGCTGGTCACGATGATATTTTCCATCGCACCGGCGATTGCACCGATACTCGGTGGCTGGATCGTCAAGCACAGCAACTGGCGCAACATCTTCCTCGCACTATTCGCCTATGCGGTGCTGCTGCTGATTTATTGCTACAAGCGTTTGCCTGAATCCTTGCCACCGGAAAAACGCCAGCCTTTCAATCCACACTTCCTGTATCACAGCTACAAGCGTGTGTTTCGTTCGCCGCTGTTCCATTTGAAAGGCGGGACAGTTGCCTTCAACTTTGCCGGCATGTTCCTGTACGTGGCGGCAGCACCGGTTTTCCTGGTCCAGCATCTGGGACTCGGACCGGACCAGTTCGGCTGGCAATTCATTCCTACCGTGGCGGGTATCTTTTGCGGTGCGCTGGCGGCGAATCGCCTGGCCGGGAACATCCCGATTTCGCGTCAGGTCCTGATCGGTTTTGTCTTCCTGATCGGTGCCGGTATCTTCAACGTAACTTACCATGCGCTGTTTCCGCCTGCCTTACCATGGTCGGTCGCACCCTTATTCTTTTATACCTTTGGCATGTCCATGGTGGCACCGGGTGCGACGCTATTGGTATTGGATTTGTTTCCGAACATCCGCGGCACTGTCGCTTCCTGCCAATCCTTCACGCTGACGCTGCTTGGCGCCCTGGTTGCAGGTGTCATCGCACCGGCGCTATCGCATTCTCCGCTGGCGCTGGCGGCCGGCCAGATGATATTTACGCTGATCGCACTGAGCCTGTGGCTGGGCGGCCGTAGCTACCGTCGCTTCCTTGATGCACGCCAGGAACCGAATGCGTGGGAAACCGTCGAGTAA
- a CDS encoding response regulator transcription factor, which produces MTKIVIAEDHTLIREGLRSLMAHVAGMEIVADTGSGAQVEELLQQTPTDLLLLDLDLPGCHGITLTARIKQSHPHIKILILTGSTDHNSVRQAFAAGADGYLLKLEDSSELLEAIPTVLDNRRYVSKLLGPLTHFQDSEDQAVTPREQQILKLVAAGKSSQEIADTLELSVFTVRKHKQNLMAKLSLHNAVELTRYAMHQGLL; this is translated from the coding sequence ATGACGAAAATCGTAATCGCAGAAGATCACACCCTGATCCGGGAAGGATTACGATCCCTGATGGCACATGTCGCGGGAATGGAGATCGTCGCCGACACCGGCAGTGGCGCGCAGGTGGAAGAACTCCTGCAGCAGACCCCGACCGATTTGCTCCTGCTCGACCTCGATTTACCCGGCTGCCACGGCATCACCCTCACCGCCCGCATCAAACAAAGCCACCCGCATATCAAAATCCTGATCCTGACCGGTTCGACCGATCACAACAGCGTGCGCCAGGCTTTTGCCGCCGGCGCGGATGGTTATCTGCTCAAACTGGAAGACAGCAGCGAATTGCTGGAAGCGATCCCGACCGTGCTGGATAACCGGCGCTACGTCAGCAAATTGCTGGGACCACTGACCCACTTCCAGGATAGCGAAGATCAAGCCGTCACACCGCGCGAACAACAAATCCTGAAACTGGTCGCTGCCGGCAAGTCATCACAGGAAATTGCCGATACGCTTGAACTGAGCGTCTTCACCGTACGCAAGCACAAGCAAAACCTGATGGCCAAACTATCATTGCACAACGCAGTTGAACTGACGCGTTATGCGATGCATCAGGGCCTGCTGTAA
- a CDS encoding YafY family protein — protein sequence MRRAERLFQIAQYLRGRRLTTALQLSEWLYVSERTIYRDIRDLSLSGVPIEGEAGVGYRVKAGFDLQPLMFSSDEIEALVAGMRMVQAWGGPQLAASGAAALAKITLALPREKRDFVEATPLFAPDFHIEACHGERLENIRQAIGKQNKLRLDYIDAKQQASCRTIWPLALYFWGSGWSIAAWCETRSDFRSFRLDRVQALADGGPYAGVSGRRLADFVRAMKREMSCN from the coding sequence ATGCGCCGCGCTGAACGCCTGTTCCAGATCGCGCAATATTTGCGTGGCCGCAGGCTGACCACAGCCTTGCAATTATCGGAATGGCTATATGTCTCCGAGCGGACGATTTATCGTGATATCCGTGACCTGTCCCTGTCAGGAGTACCCATCGAAGGCGAAGCCGGGGTTGGCTATCGGGTCAAGGCCGGCTTCGATTTACAGCCTTTGATGTTTTCCAGCGATGAGATAGAAGCATTGGTGGCCGGCATGCGCATGGTGCAAGCCTGGGGCGGACCGCAACTGGCGGCCTCCGGTGCCGCCGCATTGGCCAAGATCACGCTCGCGCTGCCGCGTGAAAAACGCGACTTCGTCGAAGCCACGCCTCTGTTCGCACCTGATTTCCATATCGAAGCCTGTCACGGTGAACGGCTGGAGAATATACGCCAGGCGATAGGCAAGCAAAACAAACTGCGGCTCGATTACATCGATGCCAAACAGCAAGCCAGCTGCCGCACGATCTGGCCGCTGGCCCTGTATTTCTGGGGCAGCGGCTGGTCTATTGCCGCCTGGTGCGAAACCCGTAGCGATTTCCGTTCCTTCCGCCTCGACCGTGTACAGGCACTGGCCGATGGCGGCCCCTACGCCGGCGTCAGCGGGCGTCGACTGGCCGATTTTGTGCGCGCCATGAAACGCGAGATGAGCTGCAACTGA
- a CDS encoding NAD-dependent succinate-semialdehyde dehydrogenase, producing the protein MSHSAALQLKDPTILRNHAYINGAWVTGKASFDVNNPADGSKITDVPNLGAQETEQAIQAAHAAFPAWAAKTGKERAGIMRIWFDLIIANADDLAALMTAEQGKPLIESRGEVIYGASFIEWFAEEAKRVSGDVMASTWSDKRTVTIKQPIGVCASITPWNFPIAMITRKVAPAIAAGCTIVIKPAEQTPLSALAIAELAHRAGIPPGVINVVTSDSDQSIAVGKVLCSSPIVRHVSFTGSTPVGRILMEQCAPTVKKIGLELGGHAPFIVFDDADLDAAVVGALQSKYRNAGQTCVCTNRFYVHESIYDTFVQKLGAGAAKIKVGNGVEQGVLQGPLIDAQAVKKVEQHVSDAVSKGAKVITGGKQHALGGYFYEPTVLSNISPDMLIMHEETFGPVAAVIKFKTEDEAVAAANDTDFGLASYFYSRDIGRVWRVAEKLEYGMVGINTGLISNEVAPFGGVKQSGLGREGSKYGIEEYLEIKYLCMGGI; encoded by the coding sequence ATGTCGCATAGCGCCGCCTTACAGTTAAAAGACCCCACCATCCTGCGTAATCACGCATACATCAACGGGGCATGGGTAACGGGCAAGGCCAGCTTCGATGTCAACAATCCGGCGGATGGCAGCAAAATTACCGATGTGCCCAACCTGGGCGCACAGGAAACCGAACAAGCGATACAAGCCGCGCATGCAGCCTTCCCTGCCTGGGCCGCCAAAACCGGCAAGGAGCGCGCCGGTATCATGCGCATATGGTTCGATCTCATCATCGCGAATGCGGATGACCTCGCTGCACTCATGACGGCAGAGCAAGGCAAACCCCTGATCGAATCGCGGGGCGAAGTGATTTACGGTGCCAGCTTTATCGAATGGTTTGCCGAAGAAGCCAAACGCGTCAGTGGCGATGTGATGGCATCCACCTGGAGCGATAAACGCACGGTCACCATCAAGCAGCCTATAGGCGTGTGCGCATCGATCACGCCATGGAATTTTCCGATCGCAATGATTACACGCAAGGTTGCACCGGCGATTGCCGCCGGGTGCACCATCGTGATCAAGCCGGCCGAGCAAACCCCGTTGTCGGCATTGGCAATTGCAGAACTGGCGCACCGTGCCGGTATTCCTCCTGGCGTTATCAATGTCGTAACCTCAGATTCCGACCAATCAATCGCGGTCGGAAAAGTCCTGTGTTCCAGCCCTATCGTGCGCCATGTATCGTTCACCGGCTCGACGCCAGTGGGCCGCATCCTAATGGAACAATGCGCGCCTACCGTGAAGAAGATCGGCCTGGAACTCGGCGGCCACGCGCCCTTCATCGTCTTCGATGATGCCGATCTCGATGCGGCTGTTGTCGGAGCCTTGCAATCGAAGTATCGCAATGCCGGACAAACCTGCGTCTGCACCAACCGCTTCTATGTACATGAATCAATTTACGATACCTTCGTGCAAAAACTCGGCGCAGGTGCGGCAAAAATCAAGGTCGGCAACGGCGTTGAACAGGGCGTATTGCAAGGACCACTGATCGATGCACAAGCGGTGAAGAAAGTGGAACAGCATGTCAGCGATGCCGTGAGCAAGGGGGCGAAGGTCATCACCGGCGGCAAGCAGCATGCATTGGGCGGTTATTTTTACGAACCTACCGTGCTGTCGAATATCAGCCCCGACATGCTGATCATGCATGAAGAAACCTTCGGCCCGGTTGCCGCCGTCATCAAATTCAAAACAGAAGATGAGGCAGTTGCCGCCGCCAACGATACCGACTTCGGCCTGGCCAGTTACTTCTACTCTCGTGATATAGGCCGTGTCTGGCGCGTTGCCGAAAAACTCGAATACGGCATGGTCGGCATCAACACCGGCCTGATTTCGAATGAAGTCGCGCCCTTTGGCGGCGTCAAGCAATCAGGCCTGGGCCGTGAAGGTTCGAAATACGGAATAGAAGAGTATCTGGAAATCAAATACCTGTGCATGGGCGGGATCTGA
- a CDS encoding surface lipoprotein assembly modifier, whose amino-acid sequence MNYILRSAAVALMFSSSVAYATPTVVDSRSELLVARLMQENGRPDMACALLADTPANSVDADRLYVLARCNASLQRTDTAIAYYQRVIALKPAEANPRVELAAILVALDRRDEAAQLYKETLPLLPAGQVSTQMNNLIEQLGRDDPAAFARQASGKPWSLEFYAGLVHDSNINGGPVSNIVPATVGGFPGNFILSPDAMPRSSWGASGSLTGSYLVPLNEHWSVLYQGVLLGNAYFDTSDFNNEYMSLSAAFIYRDKSWSASIQPNIGFSRQANRMNETTPGVIARFSRNLNPTWSLTGSLGYINRTVHLDHNRNADGVLGSVGVVAQVQPDLQAGADYNVQREHADAAVYSRRLDGPSVFAAYRINPQWTVVGNYSYSKVKYDEGSFFFPAREDTQKTASLTSLWDISSWAGRNMVVRAQYTQIDNPSNIGYSNYSRNIFSVGVQTQF is encoded by the coding sequence ATGAATTACATTCTTCGTTCGGCTGCAGTTGCATTGATGTTTTCTTCTTCCGTGGCTTACGCCACGCCGACTGTCGTCGATAGCCGCAGTGAATTACTGGTAGCGCGTTTGATGCAGGAAAACGGCAGGCCGGATATGGCATGTGCACTGCTGGCAGATACACCTGCAAACAGTGTGGATGCTGATCGCCTGTATGTACTGGCGCGCTGTAATGCATCCCTGCAGCGTACGGATACGGCAATTGCCTACTACCAGCGCGTGATCGCTTTAAAGCCGGCAGAAGCCAATCCACGGGTCGAGCTGGCGGCTATCCTGGTTGCGCTGGATCGCAGGGATGAAGCAGCGCAGCTATACAAGGAAACCTTGCCTTTGCTGCCAGCAGGACAGGTATCGACCCAGATGAATAACCTGATCGAGCAACTGGGGCGTGATGACCCCGCCGCATTCGCACGCCAGGCATCGGGTAAGCCCTGGTCGCTGGAGTTCTATGCGGGCCTGGTACATGACAGCAATATCAACGGTGGCCCTGTGTCGAATATAGTCCCGGCGACTGTTGGCGGTTTCCCGGGCAATTTCATTTTGTCGCCCGATGCGATGCCGCGTTCTTCATGGGGTGCCAGTGGTAGCCTGACCGGCAGTTATCTGGTGCCGCTGAATGAGCACTGGTCAGTGCTGTACCAGGGTGTATTGCTGGGGAATGCATACTTCGATACGTCCGACTTCAATAATGAATATATGTCGCTGTCTGCCGCGTTCATTTATCGCGATAAAAGCTGGAGCGCCAGCATACAGCCGAATATCGGTTTTTCGCGGCAGGCGAATCGCATGAATGAAACGACACCAGGTGTGATCGCACGTTTTTCGCGCAACTTGAATCCCACCTGGTCGCTGACAGGTTCGCTTGGATACATCAACCGTACTGTGCATCTGGATCACAACAGAAACGCAGATGGTGTGCTCGGCAGTGTGGGAGTGGTCGCGCAAGTGCAGCCTGATTTACAGGCAGGTGCTGACTACAATGTGCAGCGTGAGCATGCCGATGCCGCGGTGTACTCGCGTCGCCTGGACGGGCCTAGTGTGTTCGCTGCCTATCGCATCAACCCGCAATGGACGGTAGTCGGTAACTATAGTTATTCCAAGGTGAAGTATGACGAAGGCAGCTTCTTCTTCCCGGCACGCGAAGATACGCAAAAGACCGCCAGCCTGACCAGCCTGTGGGACATCAGTTCATGGGCGGGGCGCAATATGGTGGTGCGGGCGCAATATACGCAGATCGATAATCCATCGAATATCGGTTACAGCAATTACTCACGCAATATCTTCAGCGTCGGTGTGCAGACACAATTTTGA
- a CDS encoding diguanylate cyclase: MRPKTPERLRLATLVTIGVCATVIVTMLTLLVLIDHFAATYAKQQAHERLQQLSWQMRDSLDRGMGRMIDHAQVIADLVPVRDAQNPAEMRRVFDNVHKNFPDYAWIGLTDPKGIVVSASGGLLEGVDVSKRPWFQGGAQQVFIGDYHPAVLLEDKLPESEERWRFVDVALPVTRSDGSYRGVLGIHLSWNWARGIANSLLVPADRQYMVEVIVVRNDGMVMLGPDYLEESTITTTSLDLAHTGSTGAIAEKWPDGRRYLTGYSQTGARAGHPSLKWAVLIRQPEEIALADFRELQQQVLWVGAALGLLLALIAVALARQLARPLDDLSAAITQRKEGTGTAIPVIDGYHEVHLLSLTLADMVGREQQHVGKLRALNENLEHLVQERTQEIEQKAQALEDALQQQLAIQERLQESEAELRATLQNANDAFISMDQDGIIVDWNEQAEHLLGWTHKEAVGQPLAELIVPPTLRDGYERDLQHFLLTGESNIINRRVELSALRRDGKEFPIELAVACVARRNGYLFIAFLHDITERKLLQASLMGMALKDPLTDLPNRRALIQRLPESIARAARLGKPLAVLFLDLDGFKGVNDGYGHEAGDELLRTIAQRLLGAVRTTDTVARLAGDEFVIVLEMLNGDSDAMDVADKILHTLQQPFTLTAATVTISASIGIAMHWPEDHTTPEQLITLADGAMYAAKKKGKNRAVAV, translated from the coding sequence ATGCGACCAAAAACGCCGGAGCGCTTGCGACTTGCCACCTTGGTGACGATAGGTGTGTGCGCAACTGTGATCGTTACCATGCTCACTTTGCTGGTGCTGATCGATCATTTCGCCGCCACCTACGCCAAGCAACAAGCGCACGAACGCCTGCAACAATTATCGTGGCAAATGCGCGATTCGCTGGATCGCGGCATGGGTCGCATGATAGATCACGCGCAAGTGATCGCCGACCTGGTGCCCGTGCGCGACGCACAAAACCCTGCCGAGATGCGGCGGGTATTCGACAACGTCCATAAAAATTTCCCTGATTACGCATGGATCGGTTTGACCGATCCCAAAGGCATTGTGGTTTCCGCTTCTGGCGGTTTGCTCGAAGGAGTTGACGTTAGTAAACGCCCCTGGTTCCAGGGCGGCGCGCAGCAGGTATTTATCGGTGATTACCATCCTGCTGTATTGCTCGAAGATAAATTGCCGGAGTCGGAAGAGCGCTGGCGCTTTGTCGACGTCGCCTTGCCGGTCACGCGCAGCGACGGCAGTTATCGCGGGGTACTGGGCATACACCTGAGTTGGAACTGGGCACGGGGGATTGCAAATAGCTTGCTGGTACCGGCGGACCGACAATATATGGTTGAAGTCATCGTGGTGCGCAACGACGGCATGGTGATGTTGGGACCGGATTACCTCGAAGAAAGCACGATCACGACGACCAGCCTGGACCTCGCGCATACCGGCAGCACCGGGGCGATTGCGGAAAAATGGCCGGATGGACGGCGCTACCTGACCGGCTATTCGCAGACCGGTGCACGCGCAGGACATCCATCATTGAAATGGGCCGTCCTGATCCGGCAGCCGGAAGAAATCGCGTTGGCGGATTTTCGTGAGTTACAGCAACAGGTTTTGTGGGTAGGTGCCGCGCTCGGTCTCTTGCTGGCCTTGATAGCGGTCGCGCTGGCGCGACAACTGGCACGACCGCTGGATGACTTGAGTGCAGCGATTACGCAGCGCAAGGAAGGTACGGGCACGGCGATTCCGGTGATCGATGGTTATCACGAAGTGCATTTGCTGTCTCTGACCCTGGCTGACATGGTGGGGCGCGAGCAGCAACATGTGGGCAAGTTGCGCGCCCTGAATGAAAACCTGGAACACCTGGTGCAGGAACGCACGCAAGAGATAGAGCAAAAGGCGCAGGCACTGGAAGATGCCTTGCAACAGCAACTGGCGATCCAGGAGCGTCTGCAGGAGAGTGAAGCCGAGCTGCGCGCGACACTGCAAAATGCGAATGACGCTTTCATTTCGATGGACCAGGACGGCATCATCGTCGACTGGAATGAACAGGCGGAACATTTGCTGGGTTGGACGCACAAGGAAGCGGTCGGTCAGCCCTTGGCGGAATTGATCGTGCCGCCGACGCTACGCGATGGTTATGAACGGGATCTCCAGCATTTCCTGCTGACGGGTGAAAGCAATATCATCAACCGGCGGGTGGAACTGAGCGCCTTGCGCCGCGATGGCAAGGAGTTTCCGATTGAGCTGGCGGTGGCTTGCGTGGCGCGTCGCAACGGTTATCTGTTCATCGCCTTCCTGCATGACATCACCGAAAGAAAATTACTGCAGGCATCACTGATGGGCATGGCACTGAAAGATCCGCTCACCGATTTGCCGAATCGCCGCGCCCTGATACAGAGATTGCCGGAGTCGATCGCACGTGCCGCACGCCTTGGCAAGCCTTTGGCCGTTCTATTCCTCGACCTGGACGGTTTCAAAGGGGTGAATGACGGCTACGGTCATGAGGCCGGCGACGAGCTGTTACGCACGATTGCACAGCGCCTGCTGGGTGCGGTGCGCACCACCGATACCGTCGCACGACTGGCCGGCGATGAATTTGTCATCGTGCTGGAAATGCTCAATGGCGATAGCGATGCGATGGATGTCGCCGACAAAATTCTGCATACCTTGCAACAGCCATTTACCTTGACTGCTGCCACGGTAACTATCTCTGCCAGCATAGGCATCGCGATGCACTGGCCGGAAGACCATACGACGCCCGAACAACTCATTACGCTGGCGGACGGCGCCATGTACGCGGCGAAAAAGAAGGGCAAGAATCGCGCGGTTGCGGTCTAG